From Planctomycetota bacterium, one genomic window encodes:
- a CDS encoding DUF3365 domain-containing protein, which produces MNRSVGDAATMAGCLVLVALVFCSIVAGAAEQDDAKRPGEAGAPAVPVSRDEARRQARLLHQAMHNTLQAVHHQYFHEDENLVLPAAMMKDIFDELEQEQRVKLRWLVVDGTAMNSDHKAKNQFERDAVEALKAGQREFEWEEQGHYRRAGAIALLNPCLKCHVPNRTNLEERTAGLIISIPVKAKPE; this is translated from the coding sequence ATGAACCGATCGGTGGGAGACGCGGCCACAATGGCCGGCTGTCTGGTGTTGGTCGCGCTCGTCTTCTGCTCGATCGTGGCTGGCGCGGCGGAGCAGGATGACGCTAAGAGGCCTGGTGAAGCCGGCGCGCCAGCCGTGCCGGTTTCGCGCGACGAAGCGCGCCGGCAAGCACGGCTGTTGCATCAAGCCATGCACAACACGTTGCAGGCGGTCCATCATCAGTACTTTCACGAAGACGAAAATCTGGTTCTGCCGGCGGCCATGATGAAGGACATTTTCGACGAACTTGAGCAAGAGCAGCGCGTCAAGCTGCGCTGGCTGGTGGTCGACGGCACGGCAATGAATTCCGATCACAAGGCCAAGAATCAGTTCGAGCGCGACGCCGTCGAAGCCCTGAAGGCTGGCCAGCGCGAATTTGAATGGGAAGAGCAGGGCCACTATCGCCGCGCCGGCGCGATCGCGCTCCTCAACCCTTGTCTGAAATGCCACGTCCCCAATCGAACCAATTTGGAAGAACGAACCGCGGGGCTGATTATCAGTATTCCGGTCAAAGCAAAGCCGGAATGA